The following proteins come from a genomic window of Heyndrickxia acidicola:
- a CDS encoding helix-turn-helix domain-containing protein, whose protein sequence is MDKEEILERISANLKQIRLENELSLDKMAELLGMSKRMLTQIEKGKTQVLWIHTIGICALFSESSILTSLVGDDPLYTIQMLSYEKPYRPKNKTYGGKVWWKELKTLGNFSLQQNMISQHFRIVDNEQDRWYSTFDEQEATLKLIELHKEDS, encoded by the coding sequence ATGGATAAAGAGGAGATACTTGAACGAATATCAGCTAATTTAAAGCAAATCAGACTGGAAAATGAGCTTTCCCTTGATAAAATGGCAGAGCTTTTAGGAATGTCTAAAAGGATGCTTACTCAAATAGAAAAGGGAAAGACACAAGTTTTATGGATACATACGATTGGCATCTGTGCGTTATTTTCTGAGAGTTCAATTTTGACATCGTTAGTGGGGGATGACCCCCTTTACACTATACAAATGCTTTCCTATGAAAAACCATACAGGCCTAAAAACAAGACCTATGGAGGAAAAGTATGGTGGAAGGAACTGAAGACATTGGGGAATTTTTCATTGCAGCAAAATATGATAAGCCAGCATTTTAGAATTGTGGATAATGAACAGGATCGATGGTACAGTACATTTGATGAACAAGAGGCAACTCTTAAACTGATAGAATTACATAAAGAAGATTCTTAA
- the spoVS gene encoding stage V sporulation protein SpoVS — protein sequence MEILKVSAKSNPNSVAGALAGVLRERGGAEIQAIGAGALNQAVKAVAIARGFVAPSGVDLICIPAFTDIQIDGEERTAIKLIVEPR from the coding sequence ATGGAAATATTAAAAGTTTCAGCAAAATCTAATCCCAATTCTGTAGCTGGTGCACTCGCCGGAGTTCTTCGTGAGAGAGGGGGAGCAGAAATTCAGGCAATCGGTGCCGGAGCCTTAAATCAAGCTGTAAAGGCGGTAGCGATTGCAAGAGGATTTGTTGCCCCCAGCGGTGTTGATCTAATTTGTATTCCAGCTTTTACAGATATTCAGATTGATGGAGAAGAGCGGACAGCCATTAAATTAATTGTAGAGCCGCGTTAG
- the rny gene encoding ribonuclease Y gives MVAVYLIISILLALIVGGVVGYIYRKTIAEAKIAGARNAAEQILEEAKREAEALKKEALLEAKDENHKLRTETEHELRERRNELQKQENRLLQKEENLDRKDESLDKREFTLEKREDSLNQRQQHIEEMESKLDEIVQKQKTELERISSLSREEAKAIILQKVENELTHETAIMIKESEIRAKEEADKKAKNLLSLAIQRCAAEHVAETTVSVVNLPNDEMKGRIIGREGRNIRTLETLTGIDLIIDDTPEAVILSGFDPIRRETARIALEKLVQDGRIHPARIEEMVEKSRREVDEYIREIGEQTTFEVGVHGLHPDLIKILGRLKFRTSYGQNVLKHSMEVAYLTGLLAAELGEDERLARRAGLLHDIGKAIDHEVEGSHVEIGVELATKYKEHPVVINSIASHHGDTEPTSIIAVLVAAADALSAARPGARSETLENYIRRLEKLEEISESYDGVEKSFAIQAGREVRIMVKPEQIDDLEAHRLARDIRKRIEGELDYPGHIKVTVIRETRAVEYAK, from the coding sequence ATGGTAGCTGTATATTTGATCATCTCCATATTGCTTGCCCTAATCGTCGGTGGAGTTGTTGGCTATATTTATCGAAAAACAATTGCAGAAGCAAAAATAGCGGGGGCCAGAAATGCTGCTGAACAAATCCTTGAAGAAGCAAAGCGGGAGGCAGAAGCATTAAAGAAAGAAGCCCTGTTAGAAGCGAAAGATGAAAATCATAAACTTCGTACTGAGACTGAACATGAACTTCGTGAACGAAGAAATGAATTACAGAAGCAAGAAAATCGCTTATTGCAAAAAGAAGAGAATCTTGACCGCAAGGACGAATCTTTGGACAAGCGTGAATTTACGCTTGAAAAGAGAGAAGATTCTCTGAATCAACGACAACAACATATTGAAGAGATGGAAAGCAAATTGGACGAGATCGTACAGAAACAAAAGACAGAACTAGAACGTATCTCGAGTCTGTCCCGTGAAGAAGCAAAAGCGATCATTCTTCAAAAAGTGGAAAATGAACTTACGCATGAAACGGCTATCATGATTAAAGAGAGTGAGATTCGTGCAAAAGAAGAAGCGGATAAGAAAGCCAAGAACCTTTTGTCATTAGCTATTCAACGATGTGCTGCAGAGCACGTTGCGGAAACGACAGTTTCTGTTGTGAATTTGCCGAACGATGAAATGAAGGGCCGTATTATCGGACGCGAAGGTCGTAATATTCGTACTTTAGAAACATTAACCGGTATTGATCTTATTATTGATGATACGCCGGAAGCTGTTATCCTTTCAGGCTTTGATCCGATTCGAAGAGAGACTGCAAGAATAGCATTGGAAAAATTGGTTCAGGACGGCCGTATCCATCCGGCACGCATTGAAGAAATGGTTGAAAAGTCCAGACGGGAAGTGGATGAATACATCCGTGAAATTGGAGAGCAGACCACATTTGAAGTGGGTGTACATGGACTACATCCAGACTTAATCAAAATACTTGGCCGTTTAAAATTCCGTACAAGCTATGGACAAAATGTCTTGAAGCATTCTATGGAAGTTGCATATCTTACTGGATTGCTTGCGGCAGAACTTGGAGAAGATGAAAGACTTGCTAGACGTGCAGGCTTGCTGCATGATATAGGTAAAGCAATTGACCATGAAGTGGAAGGCAGCCATGTTGAAATTGGCGTGGAACTGGCTACTAAATATAAAGAACATCCAGTTGTGATTAACAGTATAGCTTCTCACCATGGTGATACTGAACCAACATCTATCATTGCTGTATTGGTGGCAGCAGCAGATGCTTTATCTGCCGCTAGACCGGGGGCACGCAGTGAAACGCTTGAAAATTATATTCGCCGCCTTGAAAAGCTTGAAGAAATTTCCGAGTCTTATGATGGTGTTGAAAAATCTTTTGCTATTCAAGCTGGACGTGAAGTTCGCATAATGGTAAAGCCAGAACAGATTGATGATTTAGAAGCTCATAGATTGGCCCGCGATATCAGAAAACGCATTGAAGGTGAACTTGATTATCCTGGCCACATCAAAGTCACGGTCATTCGTGAAACAAGAGCGGTTGAATACGCAAAGTAA
- a CDS encoding competence/damage-inducible protein A, whose amino-acid sequence MNAEIIAVGSELLLGQITNTNAKFISKALAEIGVNVYYQTVVGDNPERLKDSIQIAEKRADLIIFTGGLGPTKDDLTKETIGSHIGKVLVTDEKAMASIEQYFSRTNRIMTENNKKQALVIEGSTVLPNDFGMAPGMFLSQGSLSYMLLPGPPFEMEPMFLNYGIPAIKEKLEIVEKIESRVLRFFGIGESQLETEIESIIDQQTNPTVAPYAGNGEVTLRITAKHHSSDEAERMIDEMEKRILSRVGKYFYGYNETSLIRELLKALEKKSFTISCAESLTAGLFQSEMASVTGVSKMLKGGIVCYSNEAKMKLVNVKKDTLDTFGAVSKECASELAENIRTLLDTDIGISFTGVAGPDTLEGHPSGTVWIGISIKGKETKTTELKLAGNRNNNRVRTVKNGINLLLAELKTND is encoded by the coding sequence ATGAATGCCGAAATTATTGCAGTGGGCTCTGAGCTTTTGCTCGGGCAAATAACAAATACAAATGCTAAATTTATTTCTAAAGCACTTGCAGAAATCGGGGTTAATGTCTATTACCAGACAGTAGTGGGAGACAATCCTGAACGCTTGAAAGACAGTATTCAAATTGCAGAAAAACGGGCTGATTTAATCATTTTTACAGGAGGACTTGGACCAACCAAGGACGACCTGACAAAAGAGACCATTGGAAGCCATATTGGAAAAGTCCTTGTGACAGATGAGAAAGCGATGGCATCGATTGAACAATATTTTTCGAGAACCAATCGGATAATGACGGAAAATAATAAAAAGCAGGCGCTCGTTATTGAGGGTTCAACGGTTCTTCCTAATGATTTCGGAATGGCCCCTGGAATGTTTTTATCGCAAGGCAGCCTCTCTTATATGCTCTTGCCCGGTCCTCCTTTTGAAATGGAGCCGATGTTTTTAAACTATGGAATACCTGCTATTAAAGAAAAACTGGAAATCGTTGAAAAGATAGAATCGAGAGTTCTGCGTTTTTTTGGAATAGGAGAGTCGCAGCTTGAGACAGAAATAGAAAGCATTATAGACCAGCAGACAAATCCTACGGTTGCCCCTTATGCAGGCAATGGAGAGGTAACATTGCGAATTACCGCTAAGCATCATTCCAGTGATGAAGCAGAGCGAATGATCGATGAGATGGAGAAAAGGATACTGTCGCGGGTTGGGAAATATTTTTATGGATATAATGAGACTTCCCTTATTAGGGAATTATTGAAAGCACTTGAGAAGAAAAGCTTTACCATATCCTGTGCGGAGAGTTTAACGGCGGGTCTGTTTCAGTCAGAAATGGCATCTGTTACAGGCGTGAGCAAGATGCTGAAAGGTGGAATTGTCTGTTATTCCAATGAGGCTAAAATGAAGCTGGTGAATGTGAAAAAGGATACGCTCGATACTTTCGGCGCTGTCAGCAAAGAATGTGCAAGTGAATTGGCTGAAAATATACGGACGCTTTTAGATACAGATATTGGGATTAGTTTTACAGGTGTTGCAGGCCCGGACACCTTGGAAGGGCATCCGTCGGGAACCGTCTGGATTGGGATTTCAATAAAAGGAAAAGAGACAAAAACTACTGAGCTGAAGCTGGCTGGCAATCGGAATAATAATCGGGTGCGGACGGTGAAGAACGGCATAAATTTACTGCTTGCTGAGTTAAAAACAAATGATTAA
- a CDS encoding helix-turn-helix domain-containing protein yields the protein MSELGARLKEAREAKGLSLDDLQRMTKIQKRYLIGIEEGNYGMMPGKFYVRAFIKQYAETIGLDPEQLFEEYKSDIPVAYNEDLPDQMISISRVQSRKSVSNNTSKAFNFAPTIFIVVCIIAAFFLIWYVVTKVSSNHVEKLGQNNTQQQMKLQETGKATQSANKSVSSGSTTSSKPKSTNSGKSKQPAPSAQNLSVSGTSGVNTTTYKLKGTKDFKVTLKSTGQTWVNMKNGKGYSYFQGMLSNGKSQSVDFSKETEAVLTIGRTTETEVYINGQKLKYDIPPSKSVNQTLTIQFEPSTT from the coding sequence TTGAGTGAATTAGGAGCTCGGCTGAAAGAGGCAAGAGAGGCTAAAGGGCTTAGTCTTGATGATCTCCAAAGGATGACGAAAATCCAAAAGAGATATTTAATAGGAATTGAAGAAGGAAATTATGGTATGATGCCCGGTAAATTTTATGTCAGGGCCTTTATTAAGCAATATGCAGAAACGATAGGTCTTGATCCTGAACAGCTTTTTGAGGAGTATAAATCTGATATACCGGTAGCCTATAATGAGGATCTTCCGGATCAAATGATCTCTATTTCTCGTGTGCAAAGCAGAAAATCAGTATCCAATAATACATCTAAAGCATTTAACTTTGCCCCAACTATATTTATTGTAGTTTGTATCATTGCAGCGTTCTTTTTGATATGGTATGTTGTGACAAAAGTAAGTTCAAATCATGTAGAAAAACTGGGGCAAAACAATACTCAGCAGCAAATGAAGCTTCAGGAGACGGGTAAAGCAACTCAGTCTGCAAATAAATCTGTTTCATCAGGAAGCACTACTTCATCGAAACCGAAAAGTACGAACTCTGGAAAATCTAAGCAGCCTGCTCCTTCAGCTCAGAATTTATCGGTTTCTGGGACAAGCGGAGTGAATACTACAACATATAAACTAAAAGGAACAAAGGATTTTAAAGTTACACTTAAGTCTACAGGACAGACATGGGTAAACATGAAAAACGGAAAAGGGTATTCCTATTTCCAAGGTATGCTTTCGAACGGCAAAAGCCAGTCAGTGGATTTTTCAAAAGAAACAGAAGCTGTTTTAACAATTGGAAGAACAACGGAGACTGAGGTCTATATTAATGGCCAGAAGTTGAAATATGACATACCTCCTTCCAAAAGTGTAAATCAGACTTTAACAATTCAATTTGAACCTTCCACAACTTAA
- a CDS encoding VOC family protein, with amino-acid sequence MTFSFTGIDHIQVAGPKGCEEEAKRFYSGILGLKELPKPENLRARGGCWFQCGDQEIHVGIEEEFSPAKKAHPGLLVHNLLSLKQTLEEHHIPIKEEPPIQGRIRIHVSDPFGNRLEFLEFLNK; translated from the coding sequence ATGACATTTTCTTTTACAGGTATAGATCATATTCAAGTGGCAGGACCAAAAGGATGTGAAGAGGAAGCAAAAAGATTTTACAGCGGTATTTTAGGACTGAAGGAATTGCCTAAACCGGAAAATTTAAGAGCAAGGGGAGGCTGCTGGTTTCAATGCGGGGACCAGGAAATTCATGTCGGAATTGAAGAGGAATTCTCGCCGGCTAAAAAAGCTCATCCGGGTTTGCTTGTTCATAATTTGCTTTCTCTTAAACAGACTCTTGAGGAACACCATATCCCAATAAAAGAAGAGCCTCCTATACAAGGAAGAATTAGAATTCATGTTTCTGATCCTTTTGGAAACAGGCTTGAATTCCTGGAGTTTTTGAATAAGTAA
- a CDS encoding outer spore coat protein CotE, producing the protein MAEYREIITKAVVAKGRKFTQSNHTICPPHHPSSILGCWIINHQYEARKIDKKVEICGTYDINVWYSHHDNTKTSVVTEKVEYTDVVKLHYRDPDCLDDKEVVARVLQQPNCIEAVISPNGNKVIVNTEREFLVEVIGETKVCVVIHPDGCDCEDEWEEDLEDEFEALNPDVLFGSEEE; encoded by the coding sequence ATGGCAGAATACAGAGAGATTATTACAAAAGCAGTCGTAGCGAAGGGACGAAAATTTACTCAGTCCAATCATACGATCTGCCCGCCGCATCATCCATCGAGCATATTAGGTTGCTGGATCATTAATCATCAATATGAAGCACGCAAAATTGACAAGAAAGTTGAGATTTGCGGAACATATGATATTAACGTCTGGTATTCCCATCATGACAATACGAAAACATCGGTTGTTACAGAAAAAGTGGAATACACAGATGTTGTAAAGCTTCATTACCGTGATCCTGATTGCCTTGATGATAAAGAGGTAGTTGCACGTGTGCTTCAGCAGCCTAATTGCATCGAAGCCGTCATTTCCCCTAACGGAAATAAGGTGATTGTAAACACGGAACGTGAATTTCTGGTTGAGGTAATAGGAGAAACCAAGGTTTGCGTTGTCATCCATCCAGACGGATGTGATTGTGAGGATGAGTGGGAAGAAGATTTAGAAGATGAATTTGAAGCATTAAATCCTGATGTTCTGTTCGGTTCAGAAGAGGAATAA
- the miaB gene encoding tRNA (N6-isopentenyl adenosine(37)-C2)-methylthiotransferase MiaB produces MNEKQRLEGQQVNTINPADKKSEKDYSKYFQSVYTPPNLKEARKRGKEEVKYHNDFHIDEEFKGMGEGRKFYIRTYGCQMNEHDTEVMAGIFIQLGYEPTDTVEDANVILLNTCAIRENAENKVFGEIGHLKPLKLERPDLLIGVCGCMSQEESVVNKILEKHQHVDMIFGTHNIHRLPNILKEAYMSKAMVVEVWSKEGDVIENLPRVRRGNIKAWVNIMYGCDKFCTYCIVPYTRGKERSRRPEDVIQEVRQLAAHGYQEITLLGQNVNAYGKDFEDIEYGLGDLMDDLHKIDIPRIRFTTSHPRDFDDRLIEVLAKKGNMVEHIHLPVQSGSSEILKIMGRKYTREHYLELVRKIKAAIPDAVLTTDIIVGFPNETDEQFEETISLYKEVGFEAAYTFIYSPREGTPAAKMKDNVPMNVKKERLQRLNDVVNEYSKKALESYKGQIVEVLVEGESKNNPDVLAGYTRKSKLVNFKGPKTAIGHLVKVRITDAKTWSLNGEMVEELEAAEVK; encoded by the coding sequence ATGAACGAAAAGCAGCGCTTAGAAGGACAACAAGTAAATACGATTAATCCAGCGGACAAAAAATCCGAAAAGGATTACAGTAAATACTTTCAATCTGTATATACCCCGCCGAATCTGAAAGAAGCTAGAAAGCGCGGAAAAGAAGAAGTAAAATACCACAATGATTTCCATATTGATGAAGAATTTAAAGGCATGGGCGAGGGACGAAAGTTTTATATTCGCACCTATGGCTGCCAAATGAATGAACATGATACAGAAGTAATGGCAGGTATTTTCATCCAGCTGGGTTATGAGCCTACAGATACTGTTGAAGATGCCAATGTTATTCTGTTGAATACATGTGCCATTCGTGAAAATGCTGAAAATAAAGTGTTTGGAGAAATTGGCCATCTTAAGCCCTTAAAATTAGAACGACCTGATTTATTAATCGGTGTGTGCGGCTGTATGTCTCAGGAAGAATCAGTTGTGAATAAGATTCTTGAGAAACATCAGCATGTAGATATGATTTTTGGTACACATAATATCCATCGTTTGCCAAACATTTTAAAAGAGGCTTACATGTCTAAGGCAATGGTTGTTGAAGTGTGGTCAAAAGAAGGAGACGTTATTGAAAACCTTCCGCGTGTCCGCCGCGGCAACATTAAAGCATGGGTAAATATCATGTACGGCTGTGACAAGTTCTGTACCTATTGCATTGTTCCATATACCCGCGGTAAAGAGCGAAGCCGCCGTCCTGAGGACGTTATACAGGAAGTGCGCCAGTTAGCTGCACATGGCTATCAGGAGATTACCCTTTTAGGTCAAAATGTAAACGCATATGGCAAAGATTTTGAGGATATTGAGTATGGGCTGGGCGATTTAATGGATGATCTTCATAAAATTGATATTCCCAGAATTCGCTTCACAACCAGTCATCCGCGTGATTTTGACGATCGCCTCATTGAAGTTCTGGCTAAAAAAGGGAACATGGTTGAGCATATCCACCTGCCAGTACAGTCCGGATCAAGTGAAATTCTGAAAATTATGGGCCGCAAATACACCAGGGAGCATTACCTTGAATTGGTACGTAAAATTAAAGCAGCGATTCCGGATGCTGTTTTAACTACTGATATTATTGTCGGTTTCCCAAATGAAACAGATGAACAATTTGAAGAAACCATCTCTTTATATAAAGAAGTTGGTTTTGAAGCAGCCTATACCTTTATTTATTCTCCTCGTGAAGGCACACCTGCAGCCAAAATGAAAGACAATGTGCCGATGAACGTGAAGAAAGAAAGATTGCAGCGGTTAAATGATGTGGTTAATGAGTACTCCAAAAAGGCTCTTGAAAGCTACAAAGGCCAAATTGTTGAAGTGTTGGTTGAAGGAGAAAGCAAAAATAATCCGGATGTACTTGCAGGCTATACAAGAAAAAGTAAATTAGTAAACTTTAAAGGACCTAAAACGGCTATTGGCCATCTTGTAAAAGTGAGAATTACGGATGCGAAAACATGGTCATTAAATGGGGAAATGGTGGAAGAATTAGAAGCGGCTGAGGTGAAATAA
- the pgsA gene encoding CDP-diacylglycerol--glycerol-3-phosphate 3-phosphatidyltransferase, which yields MNLPNKITVSRVCLIPIFLIIMIVPFHWGTIILFTTHIPVTHFIGAIIFIIASVTDWIDGYYARKLNLVTNLGKFLDPLADKLLVSAAFIILVELGYAPSWIVIIIISRELAITGLRAILAGEGEVVAAKMPGKIKTWTQIIAISLMLLHNFPFQAVSFRFDLVALWVSMIFTIWSGWDYFYKNRHVFKNSK from the coding sequence GTGAATTTACCTAATAAAATTACCGTTTCACGTGTTTGTTTAATACCTATTTTTTTAATTATTATGATTGTGCCTTTTCATTGGGGAACGATCATTTTATTCACTACACATATACCAGTAACGCATTTTATTGGTGCAATTATTTTTATCATTGCTTCCGTTACGGACTGGATCGATGGTTACTATGCCCGCAAATTGAATCTGGTCACTAATTTAGGGAAGTTCTTAGACCCCCTTGCTGATAAGCTTTTAGTTTCTGCTGCCTTTATTATTCTTGTGGAATTGGGATATGCACCTTCCTGGATTGTAATTATTATTATCAGCCGTGAATTGGCGATTACAGGATTAAGAGCAATTCTAGCAGGAGAGGGAGAAGTTGTTGCGGCAAAAATGCCTGGGAAAATTAAAACCTGGACTCAAATAATTGCCATATCCCTAATGTTATTGCATAACTTCCCTTTTCAGGCTGTTTCGTTCCGGTTTGATCTAGTTGCATTATGGGTATCTATGATTTTTACGATTTGGTCAGGATGGGATTATTTTTATAAAAACCGCCACGTCTTTAAAAATTCTAAATAA
- a CDS encoding TIGR00282 family metallophosphoesterase: MKILFVGDVVGSPGREMIKEYLPKLKAKYRPQATIINGENAAGGRGITESIYKEFLETGANAVTLGNHTWDNKDIFEFIDDAKFMTRPANFPEGTPGSGLIFIKAEGIETAIINLQGRTFMQALDCPFQKADELIKKAKARTNIIFVDFHAETTSEKQAMGWYLDGKVSAVIGTHTHVQTADNRILPKGTAYLTDVGMTGPYDGILGMDREAVIKRFITSLPIRFEVPKTGRKQLSACIIEIDRKSGKANKIDTLLINDDHSFIVE, from the coding sequence ATGAAAATTTTATTTGTGGGAGATGTAGTTGGATCTCCTGGACGCGAAATGATTAAAGAATATCTGCCTAAGTTAAAGGCAAAATATCGGCCGCAGGCTACGATTATTAATGGAGAAAATGCTGCTGGCGGCAGAGGTATTACAGAATCTATCTATAAGGAATTTCTTGAGACGGGTGCAAATGCAGTTACCTTAGGAAATCATACATGGGATAATAAGGATATATTTGAATTTATAGATGATGCTAAATTCATGACAAGACCTGCCAATTTCCCAGAAGGAACGCCTGGTTCAGGTCTGATTTTTATCAAAGCTGAAGGAATTGAAACGGCGATTATCAATTTGCAGGGAAGAACTTTTATGCAGGCGCTTGATTGTCCATTTCAAAAAGCAGATGAGCTTATAAAAAAAGCAAAGGCAAGGACCAATATTATTTTTGTTGATTTCCATGCTGAGACAACCAGTGAGAAACAGGCAATGGGGTGGTATTTGGATGGTAAAGTAAGTGCGGTCATAGGTACCCATACTCATGTCCAAACGGCTGATAACAGAATTTTGCCAAAGGGTACAGCCTATCTGACCGATGTTGGAATGACAGGACCTTATGATGGCATATTAGGCATGGACCGAGAAGCAGTCATCAAAAGATTTATAACATCACTGCCGATCAGGTTTGAAGTTCCAAAAACAGGCCGCAAACAATTGAGTGCCTGCATCATAGAGATTGACCGTAAATCTGGAAAAGCAAATAAAATTGACACATTATTAATAAATGACGACCATTCCTTTATAGTGGAGTAA
- a CDS encoding RicAFT regulatory complex protein RicA family protein encodes MATYTKQQIIEKAREVARMIAETDEVDFFKRAEAQINENQKVREMIASIKSLQKQAVNFQHYGKTEALKMVEAKIEKLEEELDELPIVREFKQSQVDVNDLLQIVASSISNTVTDEIIISTGGDVLRGETGSQVRNSVPGSCN; translated from the coding sequence ATGGCAACCTATACGAAGCAGCAAATTATCGAGAAAGCTCGGGAAGTGGCAAGAATGATTGCAGAGACAGATGAAGTAGATTTCTTTAAACGGGCCGAAGCTCAAATAAATGAGAACCAGAAGGTCCGTGAAATGATTGCAAGTATAAAAAGCCTTCAAAAACAGGCTGTTAATTTCCAACACTATGGAAAAACAGAAGCCTTAAAAATGGTGGAAGCCAAAATTGAAAAATTAGAAGAAGAGCTTGATGAACTGCCAATCGTAAGAGAATTTAAACAATCACAAGTCGATGTGAATGATTTATTGCAAATAGTTGCTTCATCCATATCAAATACCGTAACGGATGAAATTATTATTTCTACAGGCGGAGATGTACTTCGCGGAGAAACCGGTTCGCAGGTAAGAAACTCGGTTCCCGGAAGCTGCAATTAA
- the recA gene encoding recombinase RecA has product MNDRQAALDMALKQIEKQFGKGSIMKLGEQTDRKISTIPSGSLALDVALGVGGYPRGRVIEIYGPESSGKTTVALHAIAEVQAKGGQAAFIDAEHALDPVYSQKLGVNIDELLLSQPDTGEQALEIAEALVRSGAIDIIVIDSVAALVPKAEIEGEMGDSHVGLQARLMSQALRKLSGAINKSKTIAIFINQIREKVGVMFGNPETTPGGRALKFYSSVRLEVRRAEQLKQGNDIVGNKTKIKVVKNKVAPPFRVAEVDIMYGEGISKEGELIDMASEIDIIQKSGSWYSYNDERLGQGRENAKLFLKENRDLRNEIMLKVRDYFGLDEEKIAPEDEGQEEFHLE; this is encoded by the coding sequence GTGAATGATCGTCAAGCAGCCTTAGATATGGCTCTTAAACAAATAGAAAAACAATTTGGCAAAGGCTCTATTATGAAGTTGGGTGAACAGACCGACCGTAAAATATCAACGATACCAAGTGGATCTTTAGCACTGGATGTTGCTTTAGGAGTTGGCGGTTACCCGCGGGGCCGTGTAATTGAAATATACGGACCTGAAAGCTCTGGTAAAACAACTGTAGCACTTCATGCCATTGCGGAAGTTCAGGCGAAAGGCGGACAAGCCGCGTTTATTGATGCCGAGCATGCATTAGATCCTGTTTACTCCCAAAAACTTGGCGTAAATATTGATGAATTGCTTTTATCACAGCCGGATACGGGTGAGCAGGCTTTAGAAATTGCAGAAGCATTGGTGCGCAGCGGGGCAATTGATATTATTGTCATTGACTCTGTTGCTGCCCTTGTGCCTAAGGCGGAAATTGAAGGGGAAATGGGAGACTCCCATGTCGGCCTTCAGGCTCGCTTAATGTCGCAGGCATTACGTAAGCTTTCAGGTGCAATTAATAAATCAAAAACCATTGCCATTTTCATCAACCAGATCAGGGAAAAGGTTGGGGTTATGTTTGGAAATCCGGAAACAACTCCGGGTGGACGTGCGCTTAAATTCTATTCTTCTGTTCGTTTGGAAGTGCGCCGTGCTGAACAATTAAAGCAAGGAAATGATATTGTAGGTAATAAAACAAAAATCAAAGTGGTCAAAAATAAAGTTGCGCCTCCTTTCCGTGTAGCTGAAGTGGATATTATGTACGGAGAAGGTATTTCAAAAGAAGGTGAGCTTATTGATATGGCTTCTGAGATTGATATTATTCAAAAGAGCGGCTCCTGGTATTCTTATAATGATGAAAGATTGGGGCAAGGCCGTGAAAATGCAAAATTATTCTTAAAAGAAAATCGGGATCTTCGCAATGAAATTATGCTAAAGGTGCGCGATTATTTCGGGCTGGACGAAGAAAAAATTGCTCCGGAAGATGAAGGGCAAGAGGAATTTCATTTAGAATAA